A genomic region of Papaver somniferum cultivar HN1 chromosome 7, ASM357369v1, whole genome shotgun sequence contains the following coding sequences:
- the LOC113294036 gene encoding protein DETOXIFICATION 14-like, with protein sequence MEEEASLLEVREDSRRAIRFTWGIFIQEAKFTGYIGGPMVAVTLSMYLIQVVSTMMVGHLGELSLSSATLATSLCGVTGFSIMLGMASGLETLAGQAFGATQYRKLGVYTWSATISLTLVCVPISLLWASVGKLLTFIGQDPLISLDAGKYATCLIPALFANAALQPLIRYFQSQSLIIPMLLSMPISVCIHIPLCWVLIYKFGLGSIGAALATGISYWISVVFLGLYAVYSPSCDLTRTSLTKEAFQRCGEFLYISVPSAVMICLEWWSFEIIILLSGLLPKPQLETSVLSICLTTATLVYMIPYGLGAAVSTRVSNELGAGRPNAARLVVYSVMIIAVIELVIMSLLFFACRNIMGFAYSNEKEVVDYVTGMVPLICLTVIMDSLQGVLSGVARGCGWQHLGAYVNLGAFYLAGIPVAVLLGFRLHYGGKGLYFGILTGSFIQTATLAFIAFRTDWEYQARNATERMLQEREVPVAVGETK encoded by the coding sequence atGGAAGAGGAAGCTAGTTTGTTGGAGGTACGGGAAGATTCAAGAAGAGCGATCCGATTTACATGGGGTATATTTATACAAGAAGCGAAGTTTACAGGTTACATTGGTGGTCCAATGGTGGCTGTTACTTTATCTATGTATCTTATACAAGTTGTATCAACGATGATGGTTGGTCATCTTGGTGAACTTTCTCTATCTAGTGCCACTCTTGCTACTTCTCTTTGTGGTGTTACCGGTTTTAGCATTATGCTAGGAATGGCAAGTGGATTGGAAACTCTAGCAGGACAAGCTTTTGGAGCAACACAATATCGAAAACTAGGAGTCTATACTTGGAGCGCAACAATCTCTCTTACCCTGGTTTGCGTTCCGATCTCTCTTCTATGGGCTTCAGTAGGGAAACTACTTACTTTCATAGGTCAAGACCCCTTAATCTCTCTTGATGCTGGGAAATATGCGACATGCTTGATCCCTGCGTTATTCGCAAATGCAGCTCTCCAGCCATTAATAAGATATTTCCAATCTCAGAGTCTAATCATTCCAATGTTATTAAGTATGCCAATTTCAGTATGTATCCATATACCTCTTTGCTGGGTTTTGATTTATAAATTTGGGTTGGGAAGTATTGGAGCTGCTTTAGCAACTGGTATATCATACTGGATCAGTGTGGTCTTTCTCGGATTATACGCAGTGTATTCTCCTTCATGTGACTTAACTCGTACATCCCTAACAAAAGAAGCATTTCAAAGGTGTGGAGAGTTCTTATATATATCGGTTCCTTCTGCTGTAATGATTTGTTTGGAATGGTGGTCATTTGAGATAATAATCCTTCTATCTGGACTTCTACCTAAGCCACAACTCGAAACTTCAGTTCTCTCCATCTGCCTTACGACTGCCACATTGGTCTACATGATACCATATGGACTTGGTGCTGCTGTAAGCACTCGAGTTTCAAATGAATTAGGAGCTGGGAGACCAAACGCTGCACGTTTGGTTGTCTACTCcgtgatgattattgcagtaatTGAGTTGGTTATAATGAGTTTGTTGTTCTTTGCTTGTCGTAATATTATGGGCTTTGCTTACTCTAATGAGAAGGAAGTCGTAGACTACGTGACAGGAATGGTTCCGTTAATTTGTTTGACAGTCATCATGGACAGCCTACAGGGTGTCCTCTCAGGTGTTGCTAGAGGATGTGGATGGCAGCATTTAGGTGCTTATGTAAATCTAGGAGCATTCTATCTTGCTGGAATTCCTGTAGCTGTTTTGTTGGGTTTTCGTTTACATTATGGAGGCAAGGGACTTTATTTTGGAATATTAACTGGATCTTTTATACAAACAGCTACTCTCGCTTTTATAGCTTTCCGAACTGATTGGGAATACCAGGCAAGGAATGCAACGGAAAGGATGCTTCAAGAGAGAGAAGTTCCAGTGGCAGTAGGTGAAACGAAATAA
- the LOC113294037 gene encoding secoisolariciresinol dehydrogenase-like, with protein MSTSDGTFYGALVAKRLHGKVAIITGGASGIGESTARLFVRHGAKVVIADIQDDLGQSVCKYVDPAGQTISYIHCDVTKEDDVENVVRSTMEKYGKLDIMYNNAGITGDLGSSVADTNFEDFKRVLDVNVLGSFLGAKHAARVMIPAKKGCILFTSSVASIIAGETPNAYTTSKHAIVGLTKNLCAELGQYGIRVNCISPFAVATPLMTASVNMKPSTLEAAVYESAVLKGTLITVEDISEAAVYLSSEESKYVSGLNLVVDGGYTTSNPTLSMSLSKFEVELAN; from the exons atgagtactTCTGATGGTACCTTCTATGGAGCTCTCGTTGCCAAGAG GTTACATGGAAAAGTAGCCATCATAACTGGTGGAGCTAGTGGGATTGGTGAAAGCACAGCCAGATTGTTCGTTCGGCATGGAGCCAAAGTTGTAATTGCAGACATTCAAGACGATCTTGGGCAATCTGTGTGTAAATATGTAGATCCCGCAGGTCAGACCATCTCTTACATCCATTGTGATGTTACTAAAGAGGATGACGTTGAAAACGTCGTCCGTAGCACCATGGAAAAGTACGGTAAGCTTGATATAATGTACAACAACGCTGGGATAACTGGTGACTTGGGTAGCTCAGTAGCAGATACTAATTTCGAAGATTTCAAGAGAGTCCTAGATGTGAATGTACTAGGTTCATTCTTGGGTGCTAAACATGCGGCTAGAGTCATGATTCCAGCCAAGAAGGGTTGCATATTATTCACTTCTAGTGTTGCTTCTATAATAGCTGGCGAGACTCCAAATGCTTATACCACATCGAAACATGCTATTGTAGGCTTAACAAAGAACTTGTGCGCGGAACTAGGGCAATATGGAATTAGGGTTAATTGcatttctccatttgcggttgcAACCCCTTTGATGACTGCTTCCGTCAATATGAAGCCAAGTACGCTGGAAGCAGCAGTTTATGAATCAGCGGTGTTGAAAGGAACATTAATAACAGTAGAGGACATCTCGGAGGCAGCTGTGTATTTAAGTAGTGAGGAGTCTAAATATGTTAGTGGGCTTAATCTTGTTGTTGATGGAGGCTATACTACTAGTAATCCTACTCTCAGCATGTCTCTGAGCAAGTTTGAAGTAGAACTTGCTAATTGA